One Microcebus murinus isolate Inina chromosome 24, M.murinus_Inina_mat1.0, whole genome shotgun sequence genomic window, TCACAAGTCTTTGTGGGGACTCCTCTTCCCTTCAGGTGACTGTACCAGGGATCCCTGTCAGGGCGCACGAACACTCGGAAAGGAAGACGTAGACACTGGATTAGAAAGTGTTCACTCTATCTTAAAATGGGAGAGATCCAGCTTAGTTGGAAGGCAAAGGGATATGTCCAAGGTCATTGTTAGTGTTAGCAATCGATTTCCTGTCTCCCAAAATGCGAAAATGTATGTGAGGTGCCCTGTTTTCGTGTTCTCTCCCTGTGGATTGAAACAGCTCCTCCTTAGTCGGTTTGCCTTCCCTCAAGCCTGAGCCGTGTCTTGACTTGCTGCAAGAGTTTGGCAGTGGGCTGATGGGCATCATTTCCCTTGCTGTTGGCTAGAGTGGGTTTGGTCTTCAGATTTCAAACCACCTTAACTAAGTGCTGTTCTCAGGGACCCTTGAGGACCCTGCCACTCCCATCCTGTGGCACTGTCATCTCCATCTGTCCCTTTGTTTCACAGGTGTAAAGAAGAAGCCCGCCGGGCATGCCGAGAAGGAAAGAAGCAACTGGTGAGTTCTCGTCCCCTCCGCCATGTAGCAGTGTCTTGGGCCGCAGGGAGAGGTGCCCAGCAGTTCAGAGAGCAGCCTGCAGCGGGCTCGAGGGGACAGAGTCTGCAGGTGGTCCAGGCACCCCAGctgattttacaaatgagaggGTAGGAGGCGTGGGGTGGACTTACTGTCTGGGAAGGGCTGTCTTCCTTTTGCCCTCTGGCTTGTGCAATCCAGCCCTGACCTAAGTCTCCATGCCCCCTAGGCACTGAGGTCTCTCAAGGCCAAGCAACGGACGGAGAAGCGCATTGAGGCCCTGCATGCCAAGCTGGACACTGTTCAAGGCATTCTGGACCGGATCTGCGCCTCCCAGACAGATCAGATGGTagctgctccctcccctccagcaTGGGCTGGTCTCTCCAGCATACACCGCTCAGCCCTATGACTGTGGCTTTGCTGTTTGGAGGGCACCTGGGTTCTTTCAGGATGTGGTGGGGTTGCCTTTGCCTTTCCTGGTGGGAAGTTTGGCCCCAGTGCTCGTGGGGTGAATTGAACTTCGGTTACAGAAAAACCCCAAAGCTATCTGTTGGAGctgaaactatatatatatatataaaatctccaaGCGTTTATAGCCAAATGTTTGTCATTTGCACTAATAACTTTGCTTTCTCTTTAGGTATTTAATGCCTACCAGGCTGGGGTAGGAGCACTCAAACTCTCCATGAAGGATGTCACAGTGGAGAAGGCAGAGAGCCTTGTGGATCAGATCCAAGAGGTACAGGAAGGAGCCAGGGAGGGGCACACACAGAAGGAAGTTATAGGGGACAGATTTGACTTTGTTACATGTCCTCTTTTCCCAAACTTGACATGTTACCTTGTGAACTGAGGGAAGCTTTCCTTGATTCTCAGATGGGGCGGTCTTGCTTTGTAACCCTAGACATTGAGATGCTCGGAGCCCCCATTCCTAGTTCCAGGGCTTGTACTTGTCTCTTACAGCTCTGTGACACCCAGGATGAAGTTTCTCAGACTCTGGCTGGTGGGGTAACCAATGGCTTAGGTGAGTGAGTTGATGAGATAGATGATGCTcgctctctttcttcctttctttctaagaGGACATCGCTTCCCTGTTCTGTGGTTTCATCATGGATTTGCTTCTCCTGGTGCAGGGAGGCTCCTCCCGGCAGAGCTGACCAGGGGCTTTTCTGTAGGAGCAGTAGGAGGGAATTGCCATTTCCTCCTCAAGAGGCTGTGCTAGTGACTCCGGGGTTTCTTATTCACAAGGCTTCTGACCAGAAGATCCTTCTTGAAGGGCGAGGGGAGGCAGTGTCCGTTCCATGGGGTTAGCAGAGCACACCTCCTTGATGACTTAGCTCTATAAGGAAAAAGAGTATCTGCTTGAAGGCACCCTCTGTCTCCTGACTTGCATGATATTCTTAACCTGCAAGGACGCTTGGCATTTTTTGTAAAGCTCAGTGGATTTGGTAACCTTAGTCTTGGACTCATTAATGCGTTTCCTCCTGGAGTTTGTGTGTTCTGATGTCATCTCTTCTATCCAGATTTTGACAGTGAGGAACTGGAGAAGGAGTTGGACATCCTCCTTCAGGACACCACCAAAGAACCTTTGGATCTGCCCGACAACCCCCATCAGACGTTTTATACCAACAGTGTGCCTAACCCTAGGATCTCAGATGCTGAACTTGAAGCTGAACTTGAGAAGCTGTCTTTATCAGAAGGAGGTATGGAGCTGCTTTCCACGGTTGCCGGTGTGCAGGTGGCCTTCTAGCTAACAGAGCCTGTGGGTCCCAGCCCAATGACTCGATTTGCTGGGGTACCAAAGCCCTGTAAGGGAATTGGGGGtttgttacttattttaaaactcagtCCCTTAAACACTAGGATGCTTTCATCTTAAAGATTTTCTTGTTGTAGTGTTcagtcatttcttctttctgcagGTTCCATCCCAAGCAGTAAATCTCCGAAAAGGCAATTGGAACCGACTCTCTAAAGCCATTGTAGGGACCCTCATGTGAAGGACCCTCATGTAAAAGAAAGACCAggcttgtgtgtgtatatagtcaTTTAAATGAGAAGCTCTTCACAGTTcgtggggaagaggaggaaggagaaccACTCTGATTTATCTGGATGCTACTACCACCTACTACAGGACAGATAGGATCTCTGGAAGCGTTGCCCCGCAGGCGTGCTCCCAGCTGGTGTCATGGACCTGCCTTCTCATCTTACTAGTGCCACACTTTATACAGTTGTGTGTTTGACCCGTCGTCTCTCATAGCCTGCAGTTCTTGTCATTGGCTCAGTTAGGTTTGTCTTCACCCACCAGCTTTGTTCCAGCCCACGAAGGTGAAAGATTTGCAGCTTTGTCAAATCAAAATCAGTCCCCCTACCAGCAACCCCCATGGTCTTTTAGAGGGGTTTATTCTGTCCGTAATGTCAGTTAAATTACTTACTCCTGTCCCACCTGATTTATACTGGTAATGAGAAGAATGAGACTCAAATACTTAAAAGTTTTGTTTGAGGGGACTTAATAGCTGCTATTTTATGGAGAAACATACAATGTAAAAGATTTTTCTCTAGGGTTACCAAAATCTCCAAGTGTTCAGAAAAAAAGGTCACCCAGAGTGGCTCAGAGGTGTGACAGCTGGGAGGGGGCTCACGTGGTTGGTGGACACCGCCTCTTCCATCTTATGCAGAATGAGATCTGCTGATGGGGAAGGggttattctgggtcttttgcacTTGGGTGGGGAGAGGCCCAGGTGACTCTAGGGCCCCCAAGATGTCCAAATCCTATATGCTTTTTTAAAGAGGCGAAATTTTTGCCTTGGCCCCATCATGagtaacttaaatttaaaagtatgtatttattttccagaATGAGCCACACAACACTACACCTCCCCTTCTTGAGCCTGGCACACAACAACAGGATCTTGGTTTGAATCTagaaaacattttgcttttaGCCCACTGCTCAGGGCAGGGGGTCTGCGCCAGGATGTGCAATAGACCGGGAGGTCGTGCCCTTCTGCAGGGTCCGCGTGTGCTTCCCCTGCCGGCTGTGCACCGCCCCTGCCTCCTGCAGTCCCACCTTTCTGCTTCCTTTGAGGAACTGGGGAGAGTATGGTGGGAGGACAGGCAGTAGAGGGTCATGACAGCCACACTGCCACTCTGCCGCCCAGGAGCAAGGATATCTGCCTGGAGCCCTttgccctgtccctccctcctacCCCAGGTGGGTAGAGCAGAGGAGAAGAATTTGCTCCAGGCCAGGAGCACAAATCACCGGTCTGGTCAATGAATTTCTCTCCCACTGGACCTTGGGAAACGGAAATGTTGGGGGTGAAGAGAAACaatcactattttttcttttttacctggtaaataattaaatgaaaaaaaaaaaaacaaaccaaaaaccgaGCACTTGTCCTTGTCTCTTCTTTAGGTTAGGATTAGTTTCTTGTTCCTTCGTGCCTTTCCCTACCTCAACCTCCAGCTTATAAACTCCTTGGTTCTTTCTCTTAAGGCCACaggagaatggagaaaatatctcCAGATCTTTTCTACATTTACGTACAATCCATAATATAGTTTCACAGTATATAAATTAAAGATAGAATACAAAGAGAAATTGACAAATCACAATAACAGTGGGGAATTTTAATACATTGTATTCTAATAGTGTGATATCAACTCATAGATCAAGTAGACCAAAAATTAGAAGGATATGGAAGACTTGAACCACATAATTAACAAACTTGATTCTCCCTGAAATATCTTCAACTCTCTAACAGActagtcactttttttttttttttttttgtgcagcATGAACTAGTTTACAGACTAGTCACTTtttaagcatatataaaataattacaaaagttGGCCACGTATAATACTAGGACACAAGGCAAGTCTCAACAAATACTAAAAGATTAATAATTGTGTTATGCATGTTCTTTGGTCATCATTCAATTAAGCTAGAGACTACAGGAATGGGGTAACAAACAAAACGTTtggaattataaaaacaattctaaattacttgggtctgtctcaaaaaaaaagggcaaatttATATCCTTACatgctactataaaaaaaaagaggggggatAGATTGAAAATtaatatgctattaaaaattttaggaaaCCTATTagcaaagtaaaaatttttttttgagacagtctcattctgttgcccgggctagagtgccatggcatcagcctagctcacagcaacctcaaactcctgggctcaagcaatcttcctgcctcagcctcccaagtagctgggactacaggcatatgccaccatgctcggctaatttttttttctttttttttaaacagcccACAATTTTATTACTATCACACGAATTGACTGATTTGTCATAGGATCTGGAAATCACCAGTATCAGCATCAAGGTCGCTGTCCTcaaactgtaatttttttttctatatagttttagttggccaattaatttctttctatttttagtagagacagggtcttactcttgctcaggctggtgttgaactcatgaccttgagcgatccacctgcctcaacctcccagcgtgctgggattacaggcgtgagccaccacgcctggcagcAAAGTATCTTTTTAAGTAATTCCTGCATTATCAAGTTTGGTTTATCCTTGTTTATCCAGGGTGGTTTAATATCAGAAAATCCCCTCATGTCATTGACAACCAAGCCACCAGCTACGGTCATGTGGGTTGTCAGCTGAGCTGCCAGGTGTCAAGGTCGTCCATTAAGACAaggagccaggctgggaggagCAGTGGAGTCTTCACTTTCTCAGGGCAGTAGCATAGGCAAGAGACTGCACAAGAAAGGATGCCAGCTCCCCACTGTCCCATTCTCCCCCATGGAACCGCTCAGTGAGGGGCAGATGAGCCAGCCAAGAGGAGGAAGAATCCTGAACAAAAAGCTCTTATGGGCTCTCGATGTGGACCTGTGGGCCTCGGGGAAGGGGCTGAAGGCTTAGAGGTGGTAAAGTACTAAGTGGGATTGGAGAGAAGTGTTTTTAATTCCCACCCCTATCCCCACCAGTGATCTCAGAAGAACCTTCCTTCCCCATAAGCAGCCTTGTGAATAGAGGAGCCCTGGCCAGGAATTCAGATGCTGCTGGTACTCGGGAGAGCATGGCCAGGCGGGGCTTCGGCTGAGCCCTTGCCAGCCCGCAACTCCCCCAGACTGTAGCTGCTGGCTGTGTGTCCAGTCTCCTGCAGGGAGGGCAGCCTCCACCGCCAGGGCTGCCGGGCAAAGCCTTTGTAATTGCCTCTGGTCAGGCCTGGAAAATCCACACATGGGGTTTTGGCCTAGAGCCAGACTCCTCGCAAATTCTAACACATTCTAATTTCACAGATTCTAACCTGCATATGGGCATCTTGCTAAAGGATTGCATGGGACTGAAATCCAATTCAAGTTTTGCTGCCAAGCTGTGGACCCTGGCACGGGGCTGCGTCTGCCTGGAGGAAGGAACGCTTTTGTCTAATTTCACACAAAGGTACCGTGTGGGCTGCCGATGGCCCTGTTCACATCAACAGATGAAAGAATAACTATCTTACCCAGTCCTCGATCAGTGCAGAAGAGCATTGATAAAATTCAATGCCCATTATGGTTTAATAAGAGAAATCAATAAACTAGGTCTAGAAGAGAATCTTAACCTAATAAAGCATATCTAATATAAATCTCCAGCAAACACCATAAAGAAGAGACAAGGcttaatgttcatttttttttttgagacagagtctcactctgttgcccaggctagagtgccatagcgtcagcctagctcacagcaacctcaaactcctgggctcaagcaatccttttgactcagcctcccgagtagctgggactacaggcatgcactaccatgcccggctaattttttctatatatttttagttggccaattaatttcttttctatttttagtagacatggagtctcactcttgctcaggctggttttgaactcctgaccttgagcaatcccacctcggcctctcagagtgctaggattacaggtgtgagccaccatgcccggccttaatgttcatttttaatcattttcccTCTGGCCCCTTAGACCCCACTGGGGCCACAGGCTGTC contains:
- the CHMP7 gene encoding charged multivesicular body protein 7 isoform X2, producing the protein MRSACPSCSPPSRGVASRGELQRESDFMASVDSSWISWGVGVFLLKPLKWTLSNVLGENKVPAEEVLVAVELLKEKAEEVYRLYQSSPLSSHPVVALSELSALCANSCPDERTFYLVLLQLQKEKRVTVLEQNGEKIVKFARGPHAKVSPVNDVDVGVYQLMQSEQILSRKVESLSQEAERCKEEARRACREGKKQLALRSLKAKQRTEKRIEALHAKLDTVQGILDRICASQTDQMVFNAYQAGVGALKLSMKDVTVEKAESLVDQIQELCDTQDEVSQTLAGGVTNGLDFDSEELEKELDILLQDTTKEPLDLPDNPHQTFYTNSVPNPRISDAELEAELEKLSLSEGGSIPSSKSPKRQLEPTL